TGGAAGATGTCTCGGATGCCCTGCAACTAGTGCTTACAAAGGAGATTTCTGGAGAAAAGATTAATCTTGTTCTTCCTTTCTTATATCACGTGAAGATATTTTTTTATTATCCTTTGTAACTAAATCTACTTCGATTATATCAAGAGGATAAACTCCTAATTCTGCCCTAATGTCATTTATTTCTTTTGCAGCTTCAATTGTATCAGACGTAATAACAATTACATCTGCTTCCATTGACTCTATAGCAAATCCGTATCTGTCGTTTATCTCTATTATTTGATAATCTTGATTTAGTATCTTTCCCTCTTCTGCCAAACAGTTGACTAGATTATTTTTCCTCGTTTCATAATCCTGAATATT
The nucleotide sequence above comes from Methanofastidiosum sp.. Encoded proteins:
- a CDS encoding pantetheine-phosphate adenylyltransferase; translation: MKAIASGTFDRLHDGHKHFLMSAFSIGYVYIGLTSEDMAKNKPYAENIQDYETRKNNLVNCLAEEGKILNQDYQIIEINDRYGFAIESMEADVIVITSDTIEAAKEINDIRAELGVYPLDIIEVDLVTKDNKKISSRDIRKEEQD